CTCCTCTTCCTTTTGTCGTCGATGTCATCATCGACCCTTCGCGACTCGCACCTTCCGGCGGACGTAACAAGAGCCTGCAAGCGCAAGGAGTTAAATCAACTGCTAAAGAACAAGTTTCATTCCCCATGATTAGCGAATAGTGAATAGTGAGTGGCTAGTGGCTAGTAGCTAGTTAATTGCAACTTGCGACTTGCGACTTGAATTGTCCCCAGCCCCTAATTTGAGGATAGATGCGTGAAGCTGTTTGAGACCGTTAAAGAAATGGGACACGAGCAAGTCCTGTTTTTTCAAGATAAAGAACTGAATTTTAAAGCCATAATTGCTCTCCACGACACGAGTTTGGGACGAGCGATGGGCGCAACTCGGCTATTTCCTTATGCTAGTGAAGAAGATGCTTTACAAGATGTTCTGCGTCTGAGTCGCGGTATGACCTATAAGGCTGCTTGTGCCAATATTCCAGTAGGTGGTGGCAAGGCAGTAATTATTGCCAATCCCGACCAGAAGACAGACAAAATGCTCAGGGCGTATGGGCGTTTTGTCGATAGTCTTCAAGGACGTTTTATTACAGGTCAAGATGTGAATATTTGTCCTGAAGACGTGCAGGAGATGCGGCGCGAAACTAGATATGTTGTTGGATTAACGGGAAAAGCTGGTGGTCCAGCTCCAGCAACAGCTTTAGGAGTGTTTTTAGGAATTCAAGCTGCTGTTTTCTTTCAGTTCAACAAACAAGATTTGAACGGACTGCGAGTTGCCGTTCAAGGATTAGGAAATGTTGGCGGAAAACTGTGTGACTATTTACATCGGCGTGGGGTAAAACTTTTTGTCACGGATCTAAATCACAATAGAGCAGAGGAAATTAAGCAACTCTATGGGGCAAAAGTTGTAGAACCTGAAGACATATATTCACTCGACGTTGATATTTTTGCTCCTTGTGCAATGGGAGCAATTCTTAATAGCGAGACAATTCCCTTAATCCAAGCTTCTATTATTGCAGGCTGTGCTAATAATCAACTGCAAGATGAGAACATTCACAGCGCAATGCTGAAATCAAAAGGAATTATTTACTGTCCCGATTATGTAATTAATTCTGGCGGCTTAATTAATGTTTACCACGAACTTACATTTTCAGATGAGGCAAGTTACTTAAAACAAATTCATAGCATCTACGATACTTTGCTAGAAATTTTCACCAAGTCAAAAGCAGAAAATATCACAACTCAAGATGCTTCTAAGCGTCTTGCAGAAGAACGGATATTAAAAGCAAGAAAACTTGCGATCGCGGCGTAAATCAGTTCTCAGTGTAAAGACGTTACATGTAACGTCTTTATAAAGTTATCAGTATCTACATGCTACTGACAAATGACAAATAACCAATTAGTAATTCTCAATTCGGATGGAAAAAAATACGTTTGCTACGTCAGCTTATATTGCGACTTCACCAGAGATAGCTTTTGACTATCTTTGTAGTTTAAAGAATCTGGATGAATGGACTCTTTTTAGCCGGATGATCGAACAGATCGATGAGAATACCTGGCGAGGAACTGCTTCTGGCTATCAACGAGATCTTTTCTACCACGTTAGAAAGATTGAAAATCCGCTTTTTTTCGGTATAGAATGGCACTGTGGCTTTGAGTACCAAAAATACTTTCAAGTGTATCCTGTTCTATTATTTCCACCCGAATATGTAGAGCCAGGAACAGATGAGAAAGGAGTTTATTTTCACTGGTTGAGTTTTGTCGATCCAGCGCGCCGAACTCCAATGATTATGGAGGGAATTCATACAGTTCATACATCTGAATGTCGCTCGCTCAAGGCAATTTTGGAACGCAATGCTGGCGAGACTCAAGCAGCTCAAGGACGTTACAAAATTGATACTGATACGATTTACATTGACGCGCCGCTTGATACTGCGATCGCCTACTTACAAGATTTACGTAATTTAGATGAATGGGCGCATCTACTCCGAGCGGATGGTGAAGTCAGTAGCGAATCTGGTGAATTCTTAGATGAATATAACCAGAAAGTAAAAGTTACATTTCGCACCCACGATCTCAAGAATTACTACCTTGTAGAACAGGATTATTTTTATCCTGAATACAATTTTATTCAGCGCAGTCCTGTGATTCTGATTCCTTGTGCCTATGCCTTTGGTAACTCAGAAGCCCGTGGATGTATTCAACATCGCATTAGTTTCTGGGAAGTCGGCAAAGCTCCGCGTCACGGTAAATTAAAAGTAGAGGACTTTGGCGCTGAAAGTATGAATATTAAGCGTTTTCTAGAAGCTAAAGCTGGTAATTTTGACACCTTTGCCAGAGGGATGAGCTATCTTTTACCTTCTGCTTAGAAGAATACGAGAAGGCGCGATCGCGTTTTGTTTTTAAATTGAGGAAAAGGGATTCGGTGTCTTCATCAGGGGCATTAAAATTTTTCACTTCATTTACTAATTAGTTGCCAAAAGTATGAAGCTCAAACAACTTACGATTGCACTTATAACTGTTTCTATTGCCCTTGTTTTTGGACCGCAAGCCGCCAGAGCTGCGTCATTAACAACACTCGCTGATGGACTCAACAACGCACGGGGTCTGAACTTTGATTCTGAAGGTAATGCCTACATAGGCGAGACAGGATTAGGGGGAGATGGTGTTTGTCAACCGTCTCCTAGTACCCAATTTGAGCCGATATGTTCTGGTAACACTGGTTCGGTCACCAAAGTTACACCAGATGGTACGCAAAGTCGCGTCATCGACGGGACTGAATCTCTAGCGTTACAACAAACTAAAGAGCAAGGATCGGGTCCGCAAGAACTCAATTTTGATTCTAGTGGTAATGCTTATGTTCTATTTGGTTATGCTGGTAATCCAGCTAACCGAGATGCAGAGTTAAATGCTTTTTCTACCAACGTCCAATTTCCACCCGAACAACAGCAAGTCGCACCTCCAGTTGCTCCCGACCAAGTGTTAGGCACGACTACCTTGGGCAAATTGTATAAAACGGATTTGAATACGGGTAGCTTAACTGAGGTTGCCGATTTAGCAAAAGCCGAACTTACAACCAATCCAGGTGGTGACGACGTAATTAGCAATCCCTTCGATTTTGTGATTAAAGACAATACCGCTTATATCGGTGATGGCGGTGCTAACGTTGTCTGGAATGTGAATTTAGATACTGGCGAGACTAAAGCAACAAAAATTCCTGGGCAAACCTTAGAAAATCCAGAATTTCCACCAAACGTATCTATTCCTGGTGCGGGGCAAGAGCAACCTCCAGCCGGACAGCAAGGACAAGATGCGGTTCCTGGCGTACCAGCCGAGCAAGAGGCGGCTGGACCACCAGCAGGGCAAATACCAAGCCAGGTAGATATTCAATCGGTAGTTACAGGTGTAGATATCGGTCCTGATGGAGCCGTATATGCTGGCGAACTCACGGGCTTTCCATATCCCGAAGGTAAAGCAAAAGTTTGGCGGATCGGGGAGAACGGTGAGCCAGAAGTTTTTGCTGATGGTTTTACGCAAATTACCGATATCAAATTTGATAAAGACGGTAATTTACTGGTGTTGCAATTTGCTGATGAAGCCCAGTGGAAAGGTGGTGGTCAGAGCTTACAAGATCTACCAGGGTCTCTAATCAAACTTGCTCCTGATGGTACGCGCACGACTCTTGTAGCTGCGGGTGAAGGACTTGCCTCGGCTGCGGGTCTGAATATTGGTCCTGATGGTGAGATCTATGTCGTTAACAATGGGGTTGGACCAGGTACGGGGGAACTCGTACGAGTTGATGGTGTCGGGTCTGCGGCAGCCGTTCCCGAACCTTCATCTATTTTGGGCTTACTCTTGTTTGGAGTTATGGGTGGTGGTACGTGGTTCAAACGCAAACAGCAACAAGATCGAGAAGCGAATGCGCTTCGCGCAAGCTTCGCGAACGCGCCAGAACCAGCACAAACCTTATCTCAGTCCTCGATTTAGATCGCGCAACCATACCAAGAGGAGACAGGCAAATGAGTTTATTCAGAAATTTCTCGATCGCGATCGCTACTGCTGGATGTGTCATCGCCACCACAACCCAAGCTAACGCTTCCATTACCTTAGAATATGAGGGTGATATCGGTAGACCAGCCAACTTTGCCGCAGGAGAAACTCCATTCACTCCAGGTACGCTTGCCATTCCCCAAGGCGTAGCAGTACAGGAAGAAACAGGAAATGTTTTCGTAGCTAATGACGTAACCGATCAAATCCAAGTTTTCGATTCCCAAGGTAATTATCTTCAAGGCATTGGCGGTACGGGTAGCGGACCTGGGCAATCTGACGGACAATCAGCGATCGCCTTTGAACCAAATACTGGGAATTTGTATGCGGGTGATGTTAACAACAACCGGATTAACGTCTTCGATCCGCAAGGCAACTATGTCAATTCCATTGCTCAAGGTCAATTTAGCGGACTTATTGAAGGCAGACCTTTCTTTGGACCATCGGGCATTGTATTCGATAATAAAGGCAATGGATACGTGGGTGATTATAGTAGCGATCGCATCTTGAAATTTAATTCATCAAGTGGCGAGGTTACTGGTTCTATTGGCAGCAGTGGAACTACACCTGGACAATTTCAAGGACCGTCAGGCATAGCAGTCAGGTCTGATGGAAATTTAGTTGTGACCGATCAGTTCAACAACCGCATTCAAGTCGTTAGCCCAGAAGGTGACGCGCTGCTTACTTTTGGCAAAGAAGGCACTGGAGAGGGAGAATTCAATCAGCCAATCGATGTTGAAGTGGACGAGAAAGATAATCTCTACGTGACGGATTCTATCAATAGTCGCGTTCAAGTATTCGATAAAAATGGTAACTTTCTAAGTGCATTTGGCGAACCTGCCCGCGATGCAAATGGCAATGTCGTACCACCTTTATCGTTAGGCGCACCCTCTCCCTATGGCGATCCCTTAGATCTCGAACCTGGTAAGTTTAACTGGACGGCAGGTTCGGACTTGAAAGATGGCAAGCTTTATGTTGGCGACTTTTTCCAAGGTCGCGTTCAAGTGTTAGATGTTGTAGATAGCTCCTCATCATCTGCTGAAGTTCCCGAACCTTCTGCATTTTTGGGTGTAGCTGTTTTAGGTGCTGGCGTTGCTGCGGTCAAGTTGAAAAAGGTAATGGGTAATGGGTGATGGGGAATTGGTAATGGCAATTATCAGCCATTAACAATTACTAATTAATATCAAATTCATCTGAACAATCGTATTGTCGCGGTGTTAGGGCGGGTTTGACGAGATCTTGAAATAAAAGTAGAGATTGTTGGTGAACCCGCCCCTACAAATACCGATCGCCAATGACCAATTACCAACTACCAACTACCAATGACTACAACA
This window of the Chroococcidiopsis thermalis PCC 7203 genome carries:
- the scyB gene encoding tryptophan dehydrogenase ScyB, with the translated sequence MKLFETVKEMGHEQVLFFQDKELNFKAIIALHDTSLGRAMGATRLFPYASEEDALQDVLRLSRGMTYKAACANIPVGGGKAVIIANPDQKTDKMLRAYGRFVDSLQGRFITGQDVNICPEDVQEMRRETRYVVGLTGKAGGPAPATALGVFLGIQAAVFFQFNKQDLNGLRVAVQGLGNVGGKLCDYLHRRGVKLFVTDLNHNRAEEIKQLYGAKVVEPEDIYSLDVDIFAPCAMGAILNSETIPLIQASIIAGCANNQLQDENIHSAMLKSKGIIYCPDYVINSGGLINVYHELTFSDEASYLKQIHSIYDTLLEIFTKSKAENITTQDASKRLAEERILKARKLAIAA
- the scyC gene encoding scytonemin biosynthesis cyclase/decarboxylase ScyC (ScyC, an enzyme in the biosynthesis pathway for the cyanobacterial natural sunscreen scytonemin, performs a cyclization and decarboxylation on the compound ScyA produces.), giving the protein MEKNTFATSAYIATSPEIAFDYLCSLKNLDEWTLFSRMIEQIDENTWRGTASGYQRDLFYHVRKIENPLFFGIEWHCGFEYQKYFQVYPVLLFPPEYVEPGTDEKGVYFHWLSFVDPARRTPMIMEGIHTVHTSECRSLKAILERNAGETQAAQGRYKIDTDTIYIDAPLDTAIAYLQDLRNLDEWAHLLRADGEVSSESGEFLDEYNQKVKVTFRTHDLKNYYLVEQDYFYPEYNFIQRSPVILIPCAYAFGNSEARGCIQHRISFWEVGKAPRHGKLKVEDFGAESMNIKRFLEAKAGNFDTFARGMSYLLPSA
- a CDS encoding ScyD/ScyE family protein; translated protein: MKLKQLTIALITVSIALVFGPQAARAASLTTLADGLNNARGLNFDSEGNAYIGETGLGGDGVCQPSPSTQFEPICSGNTGSVTKVTPDGTQSRVIDGTESLALQQTKEQGSGPQELNFDSSGNAYVLFGYAGNPANRDAELNAFSTNVQFPPEQQQVAPPVAPDQVLGTTTLGKLYKTDLNTGSLTEVADLAKAELTTNPGGDDVISNPFDFVIKDNTAYIGDGGANVVWNVNLDTGETKATKIPGQTLENPEFPPNVSIPGAGQEQPPAGQQGQDAVPGVPAEQEAAGPPAGQIPSQVDIQSVVTGVDIGPDGAVYAGELTGFPYPEGKAKVWRIGENGEPEVFADGFTQITDIKFDKDGNLLVLQFADEAQWKGGGQSLQDLPGSLIKLAPDGTRTTLVAAGEGLASAAGLNIGPDGEIYVVNNGVGPGTGELVRVDGVGSAAAVPEPSSILGLLLFGVMGGGTWFKRKQQQDREANALRASFANAPEPAQTLSQSSI
- the scyF gene encoding scytonemin biosynthesis PEP-CTERM protein ScyF (ScyF is a conserved protein in biosynthesis systems for the scytonemin, a Trp-derived cyanobacterial natural sunscreen, although it is not absolutely required.) codes for the protein MSLFRNFSIAIATAGCVIATTTQANASITLEYEGDIGRPANFAAGETPFTPGTLAIPQGVAVQEETGNVFVANDVTDQIQVFDSQGNYLQGIGGTGSGPGQSDGQSAIAFEPNTGNLYAGDVNNNRINVFDPQGNYVNSIAQGQFSGLIEGRPFFGPSGIVFDNKGNGYVGDYSSDRILKFNSSSGEVTGSIGSSGTTPGQFQGPSGIAVRSDGNLVVTDQFNNRIQVVSPEGDALLTFGKEGTGEGEFNQPIDVEVDEKDNLYVTDSINSRVQVFDKNGNFLSAFGEPARDANGNVVPPLSLGAPSPYGDPLDLEPGKFNWTAGSDLKDGKLYVGDFFQGRVQVLDVVDSSSSSAEVPEPSAFLGVAVLGAGVAAVKLKKVMGNG